CTATTATAACTATACCCCCTGGGGTTTTCCCATCAGTGGCAACCCAATGGTGGCGCCATTTTTTGCCGATGTGGACACCCGCGGAGCCGGATCTGTGTGGTATCGGATTGAGCCCAACAACATGGTTGTAATCTGGGACCATGTTGGCTACTACAGCTATGGCATAGACAAATTAAACACTTTCGAACTGGTGATTTCAGATGGGAGCTACTCCCCTATTGGAGTGGGAAATAATGTCGCCTTCAGCTACGCGGACATGAGTTGGACCACAGGCAGCGCCTCTGGCGGCACGGACGGTTTTGGCGGTTCACCCGCAACGGTTGGAATCAATAAAGGTGATGGTGTTCTTTATGCTCAGATCGGCAGGTTCGACCACGCCGGCTACGATTATGACGGACCGTATAACAATAACGATGGCGTGGACTGGCTGGATTGCAAGCTATTCCTTTTTAACACCGGTGGTGAATCCGCAAACGTGGCACCTGTTTTCACCGAGGTTCCTTCCGAAACCGTGATCGAGCTGAATCAGGGAGAATCTTGGAGTTTCACCTTCACCGTGATTTCTCCGGAAGAGGAGCAGATTACAAACGCGGTGGTCCAGCATTCCCTGCCTTCAGGGATGTTCTACACCGTGAATCCAGGAAACACCTGTTCAATTCAAATGACCATCAACGCCAGAGCCAGCAACGGCGGATCACATACCGTGAAGATTACAGCCACAGACGATGGCACCCCAAATCTTTCCGCCAGCTATGAATTTGTGGTCAACATCTCTGGTGGTGGAGCAGTTGAGCCAATCTCTGGCGGCATGAGCATTTTTCCCAATCCCTTTGTGGGCTCGCAAGGAGCCAATATCGGCGTGGAGCTTGGTGCTGATGAAATCGGCTGGCTCACCATCTGTAATGACCGCGGGCAATTCTTAAAACGCTATTATTTTGGTTGCAACACAAACACAGTTGTGTATTGGGATGCCAAAGATTTGAAAGGTGTCCCCTGCGCCAGCGGTGTTTATCTCTGCCAATTGGAAAAAAGATATATCAACGACCGAGAAAATCATCCGGCTCCGATTGTAAAAAGAATGGTTTTGCTCAAATAGAGCGAATAAATTAAAAAACACACCCCGGGATTTCTTCCGGGGTTTTTTTAATCCAAATAACGCGATTTGGATACTCAGCCAGTTTTATAAAGACATTGTTTTCCAGTTTTTTATGGCGCCTTCTTGCTTGCCCCCTTATGTATCGCTTATGTTTCAAAGGCAAAATTAAGCGACACAAAGATTTAGGGCTTTACGAGGCTTTTTTCGTCAGGCTCGTTCATATATATTGAGGAAGCGCTGACAATCGGATAAATTGGGTTGAAAAACCTTTTTAGAAAAGATAACCCATGCTGATTGACCAGCAGGTGTTTGAGATTGGTGGCCGCTTCGCGTTGGGGTTCATTAGATCTGTCAAACCCAGATAGTAGCGGATACCCAGGATATAATTGTCCGTATATGTGATATCCGCGCCAAAATTAAAGCCAGCGTTCACGCGATGGATATATTTGTAAAATTCGTCATTGTAGGTGGATGTCGCGCTGATGGCATAAGCTATTTCCGGCGCCACAAGCGGTTGCAGAACGATTGGCTGACTCAAGGGGATTCTGATACTTGTTTTCAGAAGCACCGGCAGGGCGATATAATCGATGGTGACCTTGTCTTCATCATAAGCGCCGGTGCCTTTTTGAGTGTAAAGCAATTCCGGCTGCAAAAAGACATTACGCATCAATTCGAGCTGCGCGAATCCCCCGATATGCAATCCCAGGGCATCAGAACTGTCTATTTCCTGACCGTCTTCGGTTAATTCCAGCCTGGCCACGTTCAAACCGACCCGGAATCCCGGATTGACCTTGATTTTTGCCTGTA
Above is a window of Candidatus Cloacimonadota bacterium DNA encoding:
- a CDS encoding PorT family protein, which translates into the protein QAKIKVNPGFRVGLNVARLELTEDGQEIDSSDALGLHIGGFAQLELMRNVFLQPELLYTQKGTGAYDEDKVTIDYIALPVLLKTSIRIPLSQPIVLQPLVAPEIAYAISATSTYNDEFYKYIHRVNAGFNFGADITYTDNYILGIRYYLGLTDLMNPNAKRPPISNTCWSISMGYLF